From Rhododendron vialii isolate Sample 1 chromosome 7a, ASM3025357v1:
ACTTGGAGAAGTCCCTAGGAAGAGAAATCAGATCAATGGAAGATGGCTTGTGGAATTGGAAGAGGTCCGAGTCTCCGCCCCCGTCGTACCTCTCCCATCCCAAGCCACTCAGGATTCGCTCCAGAGAGGAGTAAGATGACACTGCTTGCCCCGTCGGTAGGTGCACCAACACTTTTCTCCTCCCGGAACCGCTGTTGTTGCCTTGCCCTGCTGATGAGccaccgcctcctcctcctGAGTGAATCACACCATTCTTGAAAACCCATACGCCTGAtgacattttatttttcaacGTATAACTA
This genomic window contains:
- the LOC131332226 gene encoding flowering-promoting factor 1-like, translated to MSSGVWVFKNGVIHSGGGGGGSSAGQGNNSGSGRRKVLVHLPTGQAVSSYSSLERILSGLGWERYDGGGDSDLFQFHKPSSIDLISLPRDFSKFNSIHMYDIVVKNPNLFHVRDA